A window of Argopecten irradians isolate NY chromosome 1, Ai_NY, whole genome shotgun sequence contains these coding sequences:
- the LOC138334992 gene encoding uncharacterized protein — MGCKFTKVRNPTSRDEDEKMSEIISKSSSSTDSKKDLECHISQATRDIVEKCQQALSAATMTDDDVISLSMYPPTFMDEYSDVQSMDVESEMDIPYYREDSSDLKQEEVRRESLSATVKDRASFTLSSKLSNFFRRGMRSKLNSQDELSRDIDTVTGYGYEGDVSSSGWERSPTPTRQDMKKKLLQRTNSRLSDLSQMVATKRGIREYEALTLIHDILETSETSDLEIEDDGRSSSSSSSSSDDSFCPPQRNFRVLARPNAARGTRTFGNATQDLADMSNRIVEFEAEVENLIDKHAVATRDYRNRQLRPRGERGPRLPSFSLQFQEANTGSVSFMDNESRYSKHFANAVTRPQLTVQGLSSTDDRLVQWMVSQQRRDSERQ; from the exons ATGGGCTGCAAGTTTACCAAAGTAAGAAATCCGACGTCACGAGACGAAGACGAGAAGATGTCGGAAATAATCAGCAAGAGTTCAAGTTCCACAGATTCTAAGAAAGATTTGGAATGTCACATTTCACAAGCTACGAGAGACATTGTAGAAAAGTGTCAGCAAGCTCTGTCCGCGGCAACTATGACGGACGATGACGTAATAAGTCTAAGTATGTACCCACCAACTTTCATGGACGAATATTCGGATGTACAGAGCATGGATGTCGAAAGCGAAATGGATATCCCGTACTATCGAGAGGATTCATCGGACCTAAAACAGGAAGAAGTCAGACGTGAATCTTTATCGGCAACAGTGAAAGATCGGGCTTCATTCACCCTATCATCGAAACTTTCTAACTTCTTTCGAAGGGGAATGCGAAGCAAACTAAACAGCCAAGACGAATTGTCAAGAGATATTGACACCGTGACAGGATATGGATATGAAGGTGATGTGTCATCGAGCGGATGGGAAAGATCGCCAACTCCTACACGCCAAGACATGAAGAAAAAACTCCTTCAAAGAACTAACAGTAGATTATCAGACCTGTCACAAATGGTAGCCACGAAGAGAGGAATCCGTGAGTATGAGGCCCTGACTTTGATTCATGACATATTGGAGACAAGCGAGACGTCGGATCTCGAGATAGAAGACGATGGCAGATcgtcttcctcctcctcctctagCAGTGATGATTCCTTCTGTCCTCCTCAGCGCAACTTCCGTGTTTTAGCCAGACCCAATGCCGCAAGAGGAACTAGGACCTTCGGCAACGCTACTCAAGATCTGGCGGATATGTCCAACCGTATCGTAGAATTTGAAGCAGAGGTCGAGAACCTCATCGACAAGCATGCAGTGGCCACCAGGGATTACAGAAACAGACAACTTCGCCCACGG GGAGAACGTGGGCCCCGTCTGCCGTCCTTTAGCCTCCAGTTTCAGGAAGCGAATACTGGTTCTGTTTCCTTCATGGACAACGAAAGTAGGTACAGCAAACATTTTGCCAACGCCGTGACCCGTCCTCAACTGACAGTACAGGGACTCTCTTCAACAGATGATCGACTTGTACAGTGGATGGTTAGTCAGCAGAGGAGGGACTCCGAACGGCAGTAA